One segment of Ricinus communis isolate WT05 ecotype wild-type chromosome 8, ASM1957865v1, whole genome shotgun sequence DNA contains the following:
- the LOC8281045 gene encoding GTPase LSG1-1, whose amino-acid sequence MGKNEKTKLGRALVKHHNQMIQQSKEKGRYYNSLHKKVLESVTEVSDIDAVIEQAEEADLLFSHQLPAAAPNQPISLDVSSSGISDMTPKERREQQKKEEALHASSLRVPRRPPWNAEMSIEELDDNEKHAFLTWRRTLASLEENEKLVLTPFEKNLDIWRQLWRVVERSDLLVMVVDARDPLFYRCPDLEAYAQEVDKHKRTLLLVNKADLLPFSVRQKWAEYFCHHEILFVFWSAKVATAALEGKKLKEPLNGQDTLQKMDDPDTKIYDRDELLSRLQSEAEQIAKLRRKSNCSSTGSSNDQSLGGNLAGNSTLKNVVVGFVGYPNVGKSSTINALAGQKRTGVTSTPGKTKHFQTLIISEELTLCDCPGLVFPSFSSSRYEMIASGVLPIDRMTEHREAVQVVANRVARHIIEDVYKINLPKPKPYEPQSRPPLASEFLRAYCASRGYVASSGLPDETRAARQILKDYLDGKLPHYEMPPGMSAEEPSAENDGGPSLSETNETDSSDIENPTDQEENALNLEQVLDDLKSFDMANGLTSKKVIVKKSNASNKHHRKPKRKKDRSWRSKNDDGDGMPIIRVFQKPVNASPSQAG is encoded by the exons atgGGGAAGAACGAAAAGACAAAGCTAGGTAGAGCACTAGTAAAGCATCACAATCAAATGATCCAACAATCCAAGGAAAAAGGCCGTTACTACAACTCCCTTCACAAGAAAGTTCTTGAATCCGTCACAGAAGTCAGCGATATCGACGCCGTCATCGAGCAAGCCGAGGAGGCTGACCTTCTCTTTTCTCACCAGCTTCCTGCAGCTGCCCCTAACCAACCCATTAGCct GGATGTGAGCTCAAGTGGTATTAGTGATATGACGCCGAAGGAGAGGAGAGAGCAGCAGAAAAAAGAGGAGGCTTTGCATGCTAGTAGCCTTCGAGTCCCTCGCAG GCCTCCATGGAATGCTGAAATGTCCATAGAGGAGCTGGATGACAATGAAAAACATGCCTTTTTGACCTGGCGGCGTACCCTTGCAAG CCTTGAGGAGAATGAGAAGCTTGTTCTTACTCCATTTGAGAAGAACCTTGATATTTGGAGACAGCTCTGGCGGGTGGTTGAGCGCAGTGATCTG cTTGTAATGGTCGTTGATGCACGAGACCCCTTATTCTACCGCTGTCCAGATCTGGAG GCATATGCACAAGAGGTCGATAAGCACAAACGGACGTTGCTCCTTGTAAACAAGGCTGATCTTTTGCCTTTTTCAGTCAG GCAGAAATGGGCAGAGTATTTTTGCCATCATGAGATTCTGTTTGTGTTCTGGTCAGCTAAGGTTGCAACTGCAGCTCTCGAGGGTAAAAAGCTTAAAGAACCTTTAAATGGACAAGATACTCTCCAAAAGATGGATGATCCTGATACAAAAATCTATGATAGGGATGAGCTTTTGTCTCGATTGCAGTCGGAGGCGGAACAGATAGCCAAGCTGAGGAGGAAGTCAAACTGCAGCAGCACTGGCTCATCTAATGATCAGTCACTGGGAGGAAATCTTGCTGGAAATTCAACTCTCAAGAATGTAGTGGTGGGATTTGTTGGGTATCCTAATGTTGGCAAAAGCTCCACTATCAATGCTTTGGCCGGCCAGAAGCGGACTGGGGTTACCTCCACACCAGGGAAGACCAAGCATTTCCAAACACTGATAATCTCTGAGGAGCTGACCTTATGCGACTGTCCTGGATTAGTTTTCCCTTCCTTCTCAAGCTCAAGATATGAGATGATTGCTTCAGGGGTATTACCAATTGACCGAATGACCGAGCACAGAGAGGCTGTACAGGTTGTGGCTAATAGAGTCGCAAGGCACATCATTGAGGATGTTTACAAAATAAATCTGCCGAAACCTAAGCCATATGAGCCACAATCTCGGCCTCCTTTGGCATCAGAATTTCTAAGGGCTTATTGTGCATCTCGTGGTTATGTGGCATCCAGTGGACTGCCTGATGAAACTAGAGCTGCCCGACAAATTTTGAAGGATTACCTAGATGGCAAGCTACCACACTATGAGATGCCTCCTGGGATGTCTGCTGAGGAACCAAGTGCTGAAAATGATGGAGGACCTAGCTTGTCTGAGACAAATGAGACAGATTCATCCGACATTGAAAACCCTACAGATCAGGAAGAAAATGCGCTTAACCTTGAGCAGGTTCTGGATGATTTAAAATCATTTGACATGGCCAATGGGCTTACTTCAAAAAAGGTCATTGTCAAGAAGTCAAACGCATCAAATAAGCACCACAGGAAgcctaaaaggaaaaaggatcGCTCGTGGAGGAGTAAAAATGATGATGGTGATGGAATGCCAATTATAAGAGTTTTCCAGAAGCCAGTGAATGCAAGTCCTTCCCAGGCTGGGTGA